In one Amaranthus tricolor cultivar Red isolate AtriRed21 chromosome 8, ASM2621246v1, whole genome shotgun sequence genomic region, the following are encoded:
- the LOC130820865 gene encoding homeobox-leucine zipper protein ATHB-40-like: protein MHEKDDSMGLISQLYSGLYTQMAPQQGEKPKRRRRRKNKSEGSNLAKKRKLSEEQVNMLEMSFGCEHKLESERKDRLASELGLHPRQVAVWFQNRRARWKNKQIEQEYSKLRNEKENLVVDKCRLETEVLSLKDQLNEAKKEIEKLANERSSAISSTADNISSNSPSSSLTTMDYHPNLINPQILVEEQFGMEGCFYDSLFYVPETNYVPNVDWVDLYM from the exons ATGCATGAGAAAGATGATTCAATGGGCTTAATTTCCCAACTCTACTCTGGATTATACACCCAAATGGCTCCTCAACAAg GAGAAAAGCCAAAAAGACGTAGGAGGAGAAAGAATAAGAGTGAAGGAAGCAATTTAGCAAAGAAGAGAAAGCTTAGTGAAGAGCAAGTGAATATGTTGGAGATGAGCTTTGGTTGTGAACACAAACTAGAGTCGGAACGTAAAGACCGCCTTGCTTCGGAACTAGGGTTACATCCGAGGCAAGTTGCGGTCTGGTTCCAAAATCGAAGGGCTCGATGGAAGAACAAGCAGATTGAACAAGAATACTCTAAGTTgagaaatgaaaaagaaaatcttGTTGTGGATAAGTGCCGTCTTGAAACTGAG GTACTAAGtctaaaagatcaacttaatgAAGCAAAAAAGGAAATAGAGAAACTAGCTAATGAGAGATCATCAGCAATATCATCAACAGCAGATAATATTTCAAGCAACAGTCCAAGTTCTTCACTAACAACAATGGATTATCATCCTAATTTGATAAATCCTCAAATTTTGGTAGAAGAACAATTTGGAATGGAAGGATGTTTTTATGATAGCTTGTTTTACGTGCCTGAAACTAATTATGTGCCTAATGTAGATTGGGTCGATCTTTATatgtga